Proteins from a single region of Mytilus galloprovincialis unplaced genomic scaffold, xbMytGall1.hap1.1 HAP1_SCAFFOLD_42, whole genome shotgun sequence:
- the LOC143059918 gene encoding fibroblast growth factor receptor 4-like: MSWSYGVLLWEIFTLGGNPYPSVPVERLFELLKEGHRMGRPPYASEIINKTMQSCWHENPSGRPSFNNLVIDFNKMLTSMDNRSEEYPNLDDCNSIHPIISS; encoded by the exons TTGGTCCTATGGAGTATTGTTGTGGGAGATATTTACACTCGGAGGGAATCCTTATCCATCTGTACCTGTGGAAAGattatttgaacttttaaaagaAGGTCATAGAATGGGCAGACCTCCATATGCTTcagaaataattaataaaacgATGCAGTCCTGTTGGCATGAGAATCCATCAGGGCGACCATCTTTCAATAACCTtgttattgattttaataaaatgttgacCTCTATGGACAACAGAAGTGAA gaatATCCAAATCTAGATGATTGTAACAGTATACATCCCatcatatcatcatga